CAGGCTCTCTGTAATATTTGATTTTCCCGATCCATTTGGACCTACAACGGCTGTTACTCCTTTGTCAAATACGACCTTCGTCTTATCCGCAAAGGACTTAAAGCCCTGCATTTCAATTGATTTCAAGTACATGCTTAATTACCTAGTTGTTCAAGGGCAGACTTCGCTGCTGCCTGTTCAGCTAATTTCTTTGATTTTCCGAGACCAGTGCTGAGTTCCTTACCATCAACAGCTACCTGCATAGTAAATTCCTTAGCATGAGCAGGTCCAGACTCATCGATAACAGTATAAGTAATATCAACCTTACCATTGACCTGGAGACGCTCTTGAAGCGCCGTCTTATAGTCTATTACTCGGTCAAAGTTCCCCTTTTCAACCTGAGGAATCATGACCTGATTCAAAAATTTCTCAACAGCAGGCAAACCTTGATCCAGATAGAGAGCTCCAAGGAAGGCTTCCCAGAGATCACCGAGAATGGTGGCACGCTCACGACCACCAGATTTTTCTTCACCTTTACCAAGACGAATATACTGCTCGAATCCGCAAGCCTTTGTAAATCCGGCTAAGCTCTCTTCACGAACGATAGTACTACGCATCTTAGACATTTCCCCCTCCGGTTTGTTAGGATAACGATTGTAAAGGTAAACAGAAATGACTAATTGCAGAGCCGCGTCTCCTAAAAATTCCAAACGTTCATTATGTGAAATGTTTAGGAGGCGGTGCTCATTGGCATATGAGGTATGTGTAAATGCGGTTTCTAAAAGGTCCTTTTGGCTAAAAACAATACCAAAGTCCTGTTCAAGTTTTTGTTCAAGTTGATTCATAAAACATCCTTTCTTTTTAAACACACTAACTATAATTATATCAAAAAAAGCAGATTTTCATGATGGAAAAACTGCTTTTAGTAGCTATATCTGCGGATTTAGTGAGAGGTAACCAATTGCACTAAAAAAAGCTAAGCAATGCTCAACTTCATTTTCTTAATAATCTGGACGAACAACACCTGTAACGGTTTCACGTGTTGCTTCGACATCTTCTTCAAGGACAACCTTGATGATACGTTTAGCTTCTTCTGAAGTACATGCAACCAATGGCAAACGAAGTGGTCCAACTTCCAAACCAAGATGGTTGAGAACAGCCTTGACAGGTGCAGGACTTGGTACTGAGAAGAGAGCGTTAACTTTAGGAATGAATTTACGTTGGATAGCTGCTGCCGTCTTGAGGTCACTATTTTCAATAGCTTTAAGCATGGCATGCATCTCATCACCATTTGTATGAGAGGCTACTGAGATAACACCATTAGCTCCAAGGTTCATTGCGTGGAAGGCATCTCCATCTTCACCAGTATAAACTAAGAAATCTTCAGGTTTGTGCTCAATAAGGTAGGCCATGTTGGCAAGACTGGTACATTCTTTAACACCAATGATATTTGGATGTTCAGCCAAACGAAGCATGGTATCTGGAGTCATTTCAACAACTACACGACCAGGAATGTTGTAGATGATAATTGGCAAATCAGAAGCATCTGCAATAGCTTTGAAATGTTGGTACATACCTTCTTGTGATGGCTTGTTGTAGTAAGGCACGATAGCAAGACCTGCTGCGAAACCACCAAATTTAGCAACTTCTTTAGCAAACTCGATAGAGTCACGCGTATCGTTGGTACCGACACCAGCAATCAGTGGTACACGACCATTGACAATCTTTTGAACAGCCGCAAAGAGTTCCAACTCCTCATCATGAGTAAGCGTTGGGCTTTCAGCAGTTGTTCCTGCCAAAAGAAGAGCTTCCGTATGGTGAGCCAATAGATGCTCAATCAAGTCTGGAAGAGCATCATAGTTGATAGATCCATCCTCATGGAAAGGTGTAATTAGGGCTGTGATCAGTTTGACATCTCTTAATTGATCAATTGACATAGTATTCTCCTTCAACCGTTTTCTAATCCTTTCCATTTTACCATAATTTTGACCAGACAGACAGATAAGTTGACAATTTTCTGAAAACGTGATGTCACATTGTTTCCAATTTTTGGTGATTTACACAAAAAAATAGAGAGATATGTCTACCTGTTTCATTGCAATCAGCTTTAAGTTAGTATTAACATACAACACTAAAACCTTACTAGTCCCTAAGCCATGGCGCAGTGGTTAATTGGAAACATTCATGTTTACAACATTCGTACTTCCTAATCAACTGTTCGGGGGCGAAACTACGAAATCAAACTCTTCGAGTTACTGATTTCTGTTTCGCTCCCTATTTCAATTCAAATTTTAATTCTGATGTTGGGCGTACAAGTCCACGTTCGTGTAGAGTTTCTGCAATTTGGACTGAGTTCCAAGCAGCACCTTTGAGGAGGTTATCTGAAACAACCCACATGTGTATACCTTTTTCAGCATCCAAGTCTTTACGGATACGTCCGACAAAGGTATCACGTGATCCAACAGCATTAACGGCTTGTGGGTAGACTTGGCTTGCAACGTCATCTTCAAGGACCGCACCTGGGAATGCTGCAATAGCGGCTTTCACTTCATCAATTGGTGCCACTGCTTTTGTTTCAATGTAGACAGACTCTGAGTGAGCTGACAAGACTGGAATACGTACACATGTTGCTGATACGGCAATGCTATCGTCTTCCATGATTTTCTTAGTTTCGTTTGTCATCTTCATTTCTTCGTAAGTATAGTCATTTTCAGTGAAGACATCTATTTGAGCCAAGGCGTTAAAGGCGATTGGGTAATGCTTCTTATCGCCACCACATGGCAAGATTTCAGCTTTAACATCACGTGGGTTAACGCCGTCATTCAAAACTTCTTTCAACTCACGTTGTGTTTCAAGGATTGCTCCCATACCAGCACCTGATACAGCTTGATAAGTTGACACGATGATACGGTCCAAGCCCCATTTTTGACGAACTGGCTCAAGTGCCACCATCATTTGGATAGTTGAACAGTTAGGACAAGCGATAATACCGTTGTGAGCATCAAGCGCATGTGCATTGACCTCAGGTACAACCAATGGCACATCTGGATTTTGACGGAAGTAAGATGTGTTATCAACGACTACTGCACCGGCTTTAACAGCGTATGGTGCATATTTAGCAGAGGTAGATCCACCAGCTGAGAAAAGTGCAATGTCTACACCTTCAAATGCGTCTTCCGTCGTTTCTTCGATGGTCACGTCTTGACCTTTAAACTGCAAGACTTTTCCTGCAGAACGAGCAGACGCAAGGTAGCGAATTTTATCGATTGGAAGTGGTGATTCTTCCAACATTTTGATCATTTGAGCACCAACGGCACCTGTAGCACCGACAACAGCGACTGTGTATCCCATAGTAAAACCTCTTTTGGAATTTTCTATCAATTTAGTTTAATAAATCTATTATACTATGTTTAAACCCAGTTGAAAAGGGTTAAAAGAGCAAGAATAACAGAAAAATCCCCTACCAAACGGCAAGGGATAAGAGGCATCTTTCGATGAGAGTAGCAGGTTCACACAACTACTCAAGGTCCGCTCCTGCGTTACAATTTAATGTTGACCTCCTCAGCGCAAAAGGCTCTAAAGAGCCAATCGACTCATCGCATACTCCTATTCTAACATAATAGGTAACAGAGTCAAGCGGTTGAGTTCTACAAATACTTTCTTGCTTCCCTAATACTAAGAGATGTCATTTGACTAGCATGGTGATCAATAAATCACGGACCCAATCAGGATTTACCTTTGAATAATTGCGCAAGCTCCAACCGAAAGCCTTGGTAATGAAAAACTCAGTCTGTCCAAAGTTATTACAAATAACCTCAGCTAAAAGGTCTGTATCTGTCAATTCTTTACGTATAAGCTGGTGGTCAATGGCAATACGTCTCAACCAAAAATCCTCATCCAGACTCCATTGGCGCATGAAGTCCTTAGTTTCTGGATAGTGAAAAGTAATCTCCCCGATAATACGGTCTAATTGATCTATACTATCCCACCATGATTTGGTTTGAGCTAATTCCTTTAGCTTTGAAAAATCTTCAGGTCTAAACTCCTTCTTCTTTTTGTCCAGATAATCCATAGCAATATATTGAAACTCACGGTAGGGGTGTTGCCAACACTCTTCCATAAAAGTCCAGTCAATTGGATCCTTAATAAAAGGCTTAAAAAACTCTCTTTCAATCTTTCTGAGAATTGTTTTTTTGAACGCCAAGAAACCTGAATTTATTTTTCATATAGGCTTCCATGTGTGTACTTTAGCTGAGTCAGCTTGGTCCTCTTACAGTTTTAAAAGGATTTTTACCCATTTAGAAGGTTTCTGAGGCAATAGTCGGGCACTTGTTGTTTGGGACGTATAGGCTCCTTTACTACAAAGAAATTGGTTCACAGTTTAGAGCTTTTTCTACAGTTTCTCAAATATTAGTATCAATCTATCATTGTCAGATTGCATAATTAATTTGTCAACTTTGACTAGACATTTCCAGACTTCTACCGTATTTTTCTGACAGGACCATCTATGGTCTTTTGCATCCAGACGATATCATGCCATTGTTCAAACTTGTAACCAACTTTTGGAAAATGAGCCACTTGGATATAACCGCGTTTTTCATGCATGGCAATACTAGCCTCGTTCGGAACAGCAATACAAGCTAAGAATCGCAAAAAGCCTCGTTTTTCAAGTTCCTCTTCGAGAGCACCATAGAGCTGGCTCCCCAAACCCCGACCACGCGCATCTTCATTCAGATAGATAGACAATTCTGTCGTCCAATCATAGGCTGTTCGAGCATAGTAGGGTGAGGCATAAGCATAACCGAGAACTTGTCCATCCTCTTCTGCTACTAGATAGGGGTATCTTTCAATCGTATTGCTGATGCGTTTTTCAAACTCTTGAACACTAGGAACCTCATATTCAAAGGTAATCGCCGTC
This region of Streptococcus thermophilus genomic DNA includes:
- a CDS encoding GNAT family N-acetyltransferase, encoding MITIRPANLADAQAIQAIYAPYVEKTAITFEYEVPSVQEFEKRISNTIERYPYLVAEEDGQVLGYAYASPYYARTAYDWTTELSIYLNEDARGRGLGSQLYGALEEELEKRGFLRFLACIAVPNEASIAMHEKRGYIQVAHFPKVGYKFEQWHDIVWMQKTIDGPVRKIR
- the rnc gene encoding ribonuclease III, which translates into the protein MNQLEQKLEQDFGIVFSQKDLLETAFTHTSYANEHRLLNISHNERLEFLGDAALQLVISVYLYNRYPNKPEGEMSKMRSTIVREESLAGFTKACGFEQYIRLGKGEEKSGGRERATILGDLWEAFLGALYLDQGLPAVEKFLNQVMIPQVEKGNFDRVIDYKTALQERLQVNGKVDITYTVIDESGPAHAKEFTMQVAVDGKELSTGLGKSKKLAEQAAAKSALEQLGN
- a CDS encoding aspartate-semialdehyde dehydrogenase, yielding MGYTVAVVGATGAVGAQMIKMLEESPLPIDKIRYLASARSAGKVLQFKGQDVTIEETTEDAFEGVDIALFSAGGSTSAKYAPYAVKAGAVVVDNTSYFRQNPDVPLVVPEVNAHALDAHNGIIACPNCSTIQMMVALEPVRQKWGLDRIIVSTYQAVSGAGMGAILETQRELKEVLNDGVNPRDVKAEILPCGGDKKHYPIAFNALAQIDVFTENDYTYEEMKMTNETKKIMEDDSIAVSATCVRIPVLSAHSESVYIETKAVAPIDEVKAAIAAFPGAVLEDDVASQVYPQAVNAVGSRDTFVGRIRKDLDAEKGIHMWVVSDNLLKGAAWNSVQIAETLHERGLVRPTSELKFELK
- the dapA gene encoding 4-hydroxy-tetrahydrodipicolinate synthase — translated: MSIDQLRDVKLITALITPFHEDGSINYDALPDLIEHLLAHHTEALLLAGTTAESPTLTHDEELELFAAVQKIVNGRVPLIAGVGTNDTRDSIEFAKEVAKFGGFAAGLAIVPYYNKPSQEGMYQHFKAIADASDLPIIIYNIPGRVVVEMTPDTMLRLAEHPNIIGVKECTSLANMAYLIEHKPEDFLVYTGEDGDAFHAMNLGANGVISVASHTNGDEMHAMLKAIENSDLKTAAAIQRKFIPKVNALFSVPSPAPVKAVLNHLGLEVGPLRLPLVACTSEEAKRIIKVVLEEDVEATRETVTGVVRPDY